One Dietzia sp. JS16-p6b genomic window carries:
- a CDS encoding Zn-ribbon domain-containing OB-fold protein encodes MNENQTLPPLLRGSRCAHCTTVAFPASVSCQRCGGSETAETDLSTTGTVWTATIQRFAPKSPPYVAPPGGFRPYAVGYVELPEGVKVEALLEGTSPIDLIGREVVLVGADPVPRFALALATAPAVNADAAPPAESTSKKEV; translated from the coding sequence ATGAACGAGAACCAGACCCTCCCACCGCTGTTGCGGGGGAGCCGGTGCGCGCACTGCACGACCGTGGCGTTTCCCGCCTCCGTGAGCTGTCAGCGCTGCGGTGGGTCCGAGACCGCCGAGACGGACCTGTCCACCACCGGCACGGTATGGACCGCGACCATCCAGCGGTTCGCCCCGAAGTCGCCGCCGTACGTGGCGCCGCCCGGGGGCTTCCGCCCCTACGCCGTCGGTTACGTCGAACTGCCCGAGGGCGTCAAGGTCGAGGCGCTGCTCGAGGGCACGTCGCCGATCGATCTGATCGGCCGCGAGGTCGTTCTGGTGGGGGCCGATCCGGTACCGAGGTTCGCCCTCGCCCTCGCCACCGCCCCCGCCGTCAACGCGGATGCCGCGCCCCCCGCCGAATCCACCAGTAAGAAGGAGGTCTGA
- a CDS encoding acyl-CoA dehydrogenase family protein, translated as MDFAYSDRTAELAEKLYAFMDEHVYPAEKVYDQQIAENDNPHEQPQVMRDLQAIAREQGLWNLFMAHDGLGAGLTNLEYAPLAEIVGRSLIGNEAINCSAPDTGNMEILAMYGTEAQKEKWLRPLLDCDIRSAFAMTEPDVASSDARNIGTTILRDGDEYVINGHKWYSSGVLDPDCALLIVMGKSDPEGPAYRQQSMILVPTDSPGIEIVRDLPMLGYHDRLGHGEVTFTDVRVPAENMLGEEGDGFAIAQGRLGPGRMHYAMRAIGIAERALELMCQRAQDRVAFGEPLAKRGVVREWIARSRIEIDQIRLLTFQAAWLMDTRGNAAARMQVAAIKVSAMETAHKVVDRAVQTFGAAGVSDDNVLGRFYALTRALQIADGPTEVHLRTMARLELTKYTPTTTEARS; from the coding sequence ATGGATTTCGCCTATTCCGACCGTACGGCGGAGCTCGCCGAGAAGCTGTACGCGTTCATGGACGAGCACGTGTACCCCGCCGAGAAGGTGTACGACCAGCAGATCGCGGAGAACGACAACCCGCATGAGCAGCCACAGGTCATGCGGGACCTCCAGGCCATCGCCCGCGAACAGGGACTGTGGAACCTCTTCATGGCCCACGACGGGCTCGGCGCGGGTCTGACGAACCTCGAGTACGCCCCGCTGGCCGAGATCGTCGGACGGTCCCTCATCGGCAACGAGGCCATCAACTGCTCGGCCCCGGACACGGGCAACATGGAGATCCTCGCCATGTACGGCACCGAGGCGCAGAAGGAGAAGTGGCTGAGGCCCCTGCTCGACTGCGACATCCGCTCGGCGTTCGCGATGACCGAACCGGACGTCGCGAGCTCGGACGCCCGGAACATCGGTACGACCATCCTGCGCGACGGCGACGAGTACGTGATCAACGGTCACAAGTGGTACTCCTCGGGAGTGCTCGACCCCGACTGCGCGCTCCTGATCGTCATGGGCAAGTCCGACCCGGAGGGGCCCGCCTACCGGCAGCAGTCGATGATCCTCGTCCCGACCGACTCGCCGGGGATCGAGATCGTCCGCGATCTGCCGATGCTCGGGTACCACGACCGACTCGGCCACGGAGAGGTCACCTTCACCGACGTGCGGGTGCCGGCCGAGAACATGCTCGGTGAGGAGGGTGACGGTTTCGCCATCGCCCAGGGGCGCCTGGGGCCCGGCCGTATGCACTACGCAATGCGCGCTATCGGGATCGCCGAGCGGGCGCTCGAGCTGATGTGCCAGCGCGCGCAGGACCGCGTCGCGTTCGGCGAACCGCTCGCCAAGCGCGGGGTGGTCCGCGAATGGATCGCCCGCAGCCGGATCGAGATCGACCAGATCCGCCTGCTCACCTTCCAGGCGGCGTGGCTGATGGACACCCGGGGCAACGCCGCGGCTCGGATGCAGGTCGCCGCGATCAAGGTCTCCGCGATGGAGACCGCGCACAAGGTCGTGGACCGCGCGGTGCAGACCTTCGGCGCCGCCGGCGTGAGCGACGACAACGTGCTGGGCCGGTTCTACGCCCTGACCCGTGCACTGCAGATCGCGGACGGACCCACCGAGGTCCACCTGCGCACCATGGCGCGACTCGAACTCACGAAGTACACCCCCACCACCACGGAGGCCCGATCATGA
- a CDS encoding acyl-CoA dehydrogenase family protein: MSGTTTEQHGTDQDDGLRGFLDSARRWLESIASPRQARPWGEGPDSVVVFENWSAEQEREETDRRRGYEQAKFDAGYGAVTWGPEYGGRDLPIAYDLAFRRLEADFDLPQRTEMFPVTQQLIAPTVAQWGTQDQRAEYVRAMLRTDLIACQLFSETEAGSDLAAVRTRAVEKDGRWVLNGSKVWTSGARVADYGVAVCRTDPDAPKHRGLTMFIVPMDAPGITVRPIRQMTGGTSFNEVLIDDVEVDDRYRLGPVGQGWKVALTVLAAERLDSGNLGLDNADQAVELARNAGRELDALERDAVADLVTRSFVQRLVGMRVAAAVGAGREPGPEASVGKLLATDTMARTSETVRMLLGQELSLRSEKWGTWAWTEHVLGAPGYRIAGGTDEIQHNILAERVLGLPREPRP, encoded by the coding sequence ATGAGCGGCACCACCACCGAGCAGCACGGCACCGACCAGGACGATGGACTCCGGGGATTCCTCGACTCCGCCCGTCGATGGCTGGAGTCGATCGCGAGCCCCCGGCAAGCGCGACCCTGGGGCGAGGGCCCGGACTCCGTCGTGGTGTTCGAGAACTGGTCCGCCGAGCAGGAACGCGAGGAGACCGACCGACGCCGCGGATACGAGCAGGCGAAGTTCGACGCCGGATACGGGGCCGTCACCTGGGGGCCCGAGTACGGCGGCCGGGATCTGCCGATCGCCTACGATCTGGCGTTCCGCCGGCTGGAGGCGGACTTCGACCTCCCCCAGCGCACCGAGATGTTCCCGGTGACCCAGCAGCTCATCGCCCCGACAGTCGCGCAGTGGGGGACCCAGGACCAGCGCGCGGAATACGTCCGCGCGATGCTCCGGACCGACCTCATCGCCTGTCAGCTCTTCTCCGAGACGGAGGCCGGTTCCGACCTGGCCGCCGTGCGTACCCGCGCCGTGGAGAAGGACGGACGGTGGGTGCTCAACGGTTCCAAGGTGTGGACCTCCGGCGCGAGGGTGGCGGACTACGGGGTCGCGGTGTGCCGCACGGACCCGGACGCGCCCAAGCACCGGGGCCTCACGATGTTCATCGTCCCCATGGACGCCCCCGGTATCACCGTCCGACCCATCCGCCAGATGACCGGTGGGACCTCCTTCAACGAGGTGCTGATCGACGACGTCGAGGTGGACGACCGCTACCGGCTGGGCCCGGTCGGCCAGGGCTGGAAGGTCGCCCTCACCGTCCTGGCGGCCGAACGGCTCGACTCGGGCAACCTCGGGCTCGACAACGCCGATCAGGCGGTCGAGCTGGCCCGCAACGCCGGTCGTGAACTGGACGCCCTGGAGCGGGACGCCGTCGCCGACCTGGTCACCCGCAGCTTCGTCCAGCGACTGGTGGGGATGCGGGTCGCCGCCGCGGTGGGCGCCGGTCGCGAGCCCGGCCCCGAGGCGTCGGTGGGCAAGCTGCTCGCCACCGACACGATGGCCCGTACGTCCGAGACCGTCCGGATGCTCCTCGGCCAGGAGCTGAGCCTCCGCAGCGAGAAGTGGGGGACCTGGGCGTGGACCGAGCACGTCCTCGGCGCTCCCGGCTACCGCATCGCCGGTGGCACCGACGAGATCCAACACAACATCCTCGCCGAGCGCGTGCTCGGTCTTCCCCGGGAGCCACGGCCATGA
- a CDS encoding thiolase family protein, whose translation MSDVHIVGAGLSKFGRQDGVSGRQMAVTAIRAALADAGLQWSDVQIAFGGSDGSGLADTLVTDLGLTGIPFTNVKNGCATGGSALVSAINAIRSGAAEVALAVGFDKHPRGAFDPKPEEWGLTEGYGTHGLMVTTQFFAMKITRYMARHGISETTLARVAEKAYRNGSINPNAWRRDPKTLEEIAASPMVNDPLTQFMFCNPGEGGAAILLASESVAARMGGRAVAVRAVSTGTRPFGSFEVFAPSVQGEGEPSSVSTVVARRAFETAGVSPSDIDVAQLQDTESGAEIMHLAECGFCEDGEQEGMLERGETEIGGSLPVNTDGGCLANGEPIGASGLRQVHEVVTQLRGEAGERQVPGAPRLGFTHVYGAPGISACTVLEGGRR comes from the coding sequence ATGTCCGACGTGCACATCGTCGGCGCCGGTCTGTCGAAGTTCGGACGCCAGGACGGGGTCAGCGGACGTCAGATGGCCGTCACCGCCATCCGGGCCGCCCTGGCCGACGCCGGGCTGCAGTGGTCCGACGTCCAGATCGCGTTCGGTGGCAGCGACGGGTCCGGCCTCGCGGACACGCTCGTCACCGACCTGGGCCTGACCGGGATCCCCTTCACCAACGTCAAGAACGGGTGCGCGACCGGGGGCAGCGCCCTCGTCTCCGCGATCAACGCCATCCGCTCCGGAGCGGCCGAGGTGGCGCTGGCCGTCGGGTTCGACAAACACCCCCGGGGTGCATTCGACCCCAAGCCGGAGGAGTGGGGCCTGACCGAGGGGTACGGCACCCACGGCCTCATGGTCACCACACAGTTCTTCGCCATGAAGATCACGCGGTACATGGCCCGGCACGGGATCTCGGAGACCACGCTCGCCCGGGTGGCGGAGAAGGCCTACCGCAACGGCAGTATCAACCCGAACGCCTGGCGCCGCGATCCGAAGACCCTGGAGGAGATCGCCGCCTCGCCGATGGTCAACGACCCGCTCACCCAGTTCATGTTCTGCAACCCGGGGGAGGGTGGCGCCGCGATCCTCCTGGCGTCGGAGTCGGTCGCGGCCAGGATGGGTGGCCGCGCGGTGGCCGTCCGCGCGGTCTCCACCGGCACCCGGCCGTTCGGGTCCTTCGAGGTGTTCGCCCCGTCCGTCCAGGGCGAGGGCGAACCCAGCAGCGTGAGCACCGTCGTGGCGCGGCGCGCGTTCGAGACCGCAGGAGTGTCCCCGTCCGACATCGACGTGGCCCAACTCCAGGACACGGAGTCGGGCGCCGAGATCATGCATCTCGCCGAGTGCGGCTTCTGCGAGGACGGCGAGCAGGAAGGGATGCTCGAGCGCGGCGAGACCGAAATCGGCGGCTCGCTCCCCGTCAACACCGACGGCGGGTGTCTGGCCAACGGTGAGCCGATCGGCGCGTCCGGACTGCGCCAGGTTCACGAGGTCGTCACCCAGCTCCGGGGGGAGGCCGGCGAGCGGCAGGTCCCGGGCGCCCCGAGGCTCGGCTTCACCCACGTGTACGGCGCACCGGGAATCAGCGCGTGCACCGTTCTGGAAGGAGGCCGGCGATGA
- a CDS encoding enoyl-CoA hydratase/isomerase family protein, protein MVQTDHVLLEKDGDVARVWLNRPHKKNAVTVELLHRLDEIIKEVDADPDLKVLVLRGVQNQFCSGFDLDELLGDFVGTTNAMDVGVLSAQVCDRLYSMNTPSVAVLEGYVTAGGFELMISCDFAIAADDAKIGDFHIRRALFGGAGPIYRLPRMIGLRKTKELMLTGKLLSGQEAKDFDLINDSAPADKLDQCVEEFIGTLTDKSPFMMKLTKMAVNQGLDADIKSLMIMEHFAVGNSLQSEDGKEGIQAFLEKREPKWVGR, encoded by the coding sequence ATGGTTCAGACCGACCACGTTCTGTTGGAGAAGGACGGCGACGTCGCCCGCGTGTGGCTCAACCGCCCCCACAAGAAGAACGCCGTCACCGTGGAGCTGCTCCACCGCCTCGACGAGATCATCAAGGAGGTCGACGCGGATCCCGACCTCAAGGTGCTCGTGCTCCGTGGCGTGCAGAACCAGTTCTGCTCGGGCTTCGACCTCGACGAGCTGCTGGGTGACTTCGTCGGCACCACCAACGCCATGGACGTCGGCGTCCTCTCGGCCCAGGTGTGCGACCGCCTCTACTCGATGAACACGCCGTCGGTGGCCGTGCTCGAGGGCTACGTCACCGCCGGTGGCTTCGAGCTCATGATCTCGTGTGACTTCGCGATCGCTGCGGACGACGCCAAGATCGGCGACTTCCACATCCGTCGCGCCCTCTTCGGTGGCGCCGGCCCCATCTACCGCCTCCCGCGGATGATCGGCCTGCGCAAGACCAAGGAGCTCATGCTCACGGGCAAGCTGCTCTCGGGCCAGGAGGCCAAGGACTTCGACCTCATCAACGACTCGGCCCCCGCCGACAAGCTCGACCAGTGCGTCGAGGAGTTCATCGGGACCCTGACCGACAAGAGCCCGTTCATGATGAAGCTCACCAAGATGGCCGTGAACCAGGGCCTGGACGCCGACATCAAGTCGCTCATGATCATGGAGCACTTCGCGGTGGGTAACTCGCTCCAGTCGGAGGACGGCAAGGAGGGCATCCAGGCATTCCTCGAGAAGCGTGAGCCCAAGTGGGTCGGCCGCTGA
- a CDS encoding phosphotransferase family protein, translated as MTTSDTADGATTNDASTTESLLRDRVIAGLVEKGVRGPFGPLDPMLGGHSGLTYRIAGATEEFVIKSVPPGQKAVGRHDMLRQARIMSALADTAVPVPGIRATDDRSPAWFAMDLVRGESLEPVLDDPAVEPALAAARMRRAAQILPALHAVPLDSLPIDGQVLTPADELARWVRTMGAVPPELVPDADRFEALLTASIPEPVAPVLVHGDYRLGNILSDGAEPAALIDWEIWSPGDPRVELGWFLVFADGTNFPGVGREVAGLPEPGELIDLYCAAAGALSDFSWFDALGRFKMAAIMGHNLRRHREGRHHDPAQELLPETIRRLIVTGIDRLA; from the coding sequence ATGACGACCTCCGACACCGCCGACGGCGCGACCACGAACGACGCGAGCACGACCGAGTCGCTGCTGCGTGACCGGGTGATCGCCGGGCTCGTCGAGAAGGGGGTCCGGGGCCCGTTCGGGCCGCTCGATCCCATGCTGGGAGGACATTCCGGGTTGACGTACCGGATCGCGGGCGCCACCGAGGAGTTCGTGATCAAGTCGGTGCCCCCGGGACAGAAGGCCGTCGGGCGGCACGACATGCTCCGCCAGGCGCGCATCATGTCCGCGCTCGCCGACACCGCCGTGCCGGTCCCCGGCATCCGGGCCACCGATGACCGGTCCCCGGCCTGGTTTGCCATGGACCTGGTGCGCGGGGAGTCCCTCGAGCCGGTCCTCGACGACCCGGCAGTCGAACCGGCGCTCGCGGCCGCCCGGATGCGGCGGGCCGCGCAGATCCTTCCCGCGCTGCACGCGGTGCCGCTGGACTCACTTCCCATCGACGGGCAGGTGCTCACCCCGGCGGACGAACTCGCCCGCTGGGTCCGCACGATGGGTGCGGTCCCGCCCGAGCTCGTCCCCGATGCCGACCGGTTCGAGGCACTGCTCACCGCATCGATCCCGGAGCCGGTGGCCCCGGTGCTGGTCCACGGCGACTACCGACTGGGCAACATCCTCTCCGACGGGGCCGAGCCCGCGGCGCTGATCGACTGGGAGATCTGGAGCCCGGGCGACCCGCGGGTCGAACTCGGGTGGTTCCTCGTCTTCGCCGACGGCACCAACTTCCCCGGCGTGGGCCGGGAAGTCGCCGGTCTGCCCGAACCCGGCGAGCTGATCGACCTCTACTGCGCCGCCGCCGGCGCGCTGTCGGACTTCTCCTGGTTCGATGCGCTCGGCAGGTTCAAGATGGCGGCCATCATGGGGCACAACCTGCGGCGGCACCGCGAGGGTCGGCACCACGACCCGGCGCAGGAGCTGCTACCCGAGACCATCCGCCGGCTCATCGTCACCGGTATCGACCGGCTGGCCTGA